In Aedes albopictus strain Foshan chromosome 3, AalbF5, whole genome shotgun sequence, the genomic window CTGGTGGAAGATAAGGCTTTCGAGAAGGAAACAATGGGCTGGAAGTTCCAGCGCCATTCCAAGCTAGCAACTCAGCTTGATCCACACTATCGGAGTGAGATCTCGTATCGACCCAGAATTCGGAACTTCACCAGGGTAGATGCCATCCACAAACTACGAGATGCTTCGCGTAACCAGTTTGAAACGTACTACCGGCAGGAATACCTGTTCGAGAAAACCGAAGTTCAGAAGGCGGAGAAACAGTATCATCAGCAGTTACATGAACGGTGCTCGGAAATGATTCAAGCGCTGCGGGCAATCCGACAACAGAGGTTCAGCCAATCGATGCGCGTGATGGACAAAGTGAAGCCCTGCTACGAGGAAACGGCGCGTGTGGAGAAGGAGCTCCGGGACCGGCAACGCCAGATGGTTGGACTTTGGAACAAAGTTATCAAGCTGGAGAGCATATGGGTACGGCGACTCAAGTTTCAGAACTTTTTGTATTTGATAATGCCTAAGGTTTGGCGAGAGGAGCACGATTGGATTCACATGAATGAGGATGGGAAGCTTGAGGGATATCCCGAGTCTATTGCCAATAGAGATATGGCGAACCTGAGAAATCTAGACGGAAAGAACGACATTTGGGCGGTGAAAGAGTTCTTCGAAAGGGAGTATGTCGATAAGGCGAAGCCTGTGCATGCTGCATTTGAGACTACCGAAAGTTTGCTGGAAGGAACGGCGGAACTGGATGTGAACTCAATGACTTTGCTGAATCGGCTGAATATGCTAAATTGGGTGAAAGTTGATGCTGAGAAAGAAACGAAGGATGTTCTGAACAATTACAATAAATTAATTGGGAATTTACGGTATTCCATTCAAGATTTGCTAGCCAAGAAGGAAAGTTACGAAAGGCGTTCAGCAGAACTGAAAGCAGTTTTTCACGAATGGATAAATGATCCTCTGCGAGAATCTATCGGAAGCGAAAGAAATAGGAATGTCGAAACTCTACTGTACGTCCTTTACAAGAACCTGCTGCCGTTGGACCAACGACAAAATGCTCTGCGTTTTTCAGGACCGGAGAGTTTCAGTTACGTTTTCAACCAGATCATGCAGCTTTTGTCGGAATTTgataaaattcctccggaattaatCAAATCCTCGGAGAAACGGGTCCGGTTTGTGCACATGCGGAAGATAAAGGCAGCCCAGCGGGCAGCAGAGGAAGACCATCGCCATAAGTTGCTGGCGATTCAGCTGAAACGAAGTTTGGCACCTCCATACGTGAAACCTCCTCGCAAGGGTAAGCTACCCCGGTCAAGACTCAAGATGAAACCAGAACCAGAAGTGATAATTCCTTCGACGGAAACCAAGTTGGATCGCATCTTCAAACTTGGCTTTGGAGAGCACGCAAAACTGAGTGATGTCGAGCGGAAGAACTTGGAGATAGACATGGTTTATGGAAATTTCTGTTCGGTTAGATTTGAGCAGTATCTTCGATCGATTGGCTATGAACCGGAGTATGACTTCGTCAGCATGGTGGAACAACGTGACGGACCAGAGACGAGATTCTTCAAGCGCAAGGAGCTCATTCCGCTGGTACTTACTCGGTTGAAAAGATGGGAAAACTATCAAGAGAAGCTCAAGCAAAAACTTCTACAGATGGATGGCTGAATTTTCTTACAATGTTGTTTTAATAAACTTTTAGAGTCACTCACTTAATTTTCAAACCTCCTAGTCTAAGCCGAATACATTTTAGATTGGGTGATTTTTCACAAGAAGGTTCCcctattctaaaaaaaacatttacttaCATGCAACGGCGTATTGCCCTGTGTATCCCTGTTGTTGATGTTGGCTCCTCCTTCAATCAGCTTTTCCAGAATATTCGCCTCGGCGTACAAACAAGCCAAGTGTACGGCCGTTTGTCCATGTTCGTTCTTGGAATCGATGTTCTTGTACCCGCATTTGATCATCTCTGACACCACCGTGTAGTTGCTGTTCTCCGTAGCCCTATGCAGCAGATTCTCCTTCCCGTGGCTCCGGACGTCGTGCGGTGGTGGTCCACTTTGGCAGATGGTTTGCAGTCGCGTTACCAGCCCATTGGAAGACTCCCGGTAGTGTTCGATCAGCGAGTCCAACCCGTGGATGGGCATGTGGTCGTCGATCGAAAAGAAGGCATCATCTCCGTGCCGGCGGATCTGATAGTGTACTACCTCGTCTTGGAACAGCACCGACAGGACGAAATCACCCTCGGAGGAGGTACTTTCTCGCACCATGAAGACGCCATTGCCGCCCTCTGTAACAGAAATGAGAAGAAGCGGATTATAATTTATGGACAtaggtacaggtcggactcgattatccgggggttcaattaaccgggggcccgattatccggggctcgattatccggcaaaaatggctcgattatccgggaaaaagtttgtttatgctttgtttacaagatttaagattataatatgtcaaaaaatgtgataaacatcaaatacaacacctgaaaATTGGATTTAACCCATTTGAAAACTGTTTTTATTGTTTcacatttttcaatgaaaatttcattttcaaaaaacatggttataataataGTTTAGGCACTAaaacgtcatgtatgttagcttctatgtttaacgaacagtttttgattgaagaacatcaaaaataaaagaaaagaagcatggctcgattatccggggtgaaataattttgaagtcacccggataatcgagtccgacctgtattatgtAGGGGTTAGAAGAACAATGAACACCCGGGCGAAATGGACATCTTTGTTTTCGTCGAAACCTTGATGGTATTGTAAGCAGTATCCCTAGAACAAGAACTTACATTTATTTTAGCCTTGATTGTGAGATTCTCTAACCGTccagaatatgggtaccgcaaGGTACTTTGTTTTGAATGCATTCTCTACCAGTCTgacctttactgcttcgcgtCCGCGAAGCTCACAaactgaccggattttgtgaaattcGAACCCAGGCTttggagcccggctcgtcgccttACACATTCCAGAGCGATTTTGAACAGTaagcaccttgtcgcagtccgcgACGAgaatcgaatgaactggataaatAGTTCACGGAGTCTTGTTGAGGAATGGGGTTTGACCAGGCTTGTTAATTTTCACTAACATGTAATGGATGTTGCTGGGGCTCCTAAAACGTGATCTAGGGTGAGGCGACGTCCGAATACCTACTACGCCAATACCCTCACTCAATCGGTCAATCTAAGGCCTCGGTACAGCTTTTCCAGATGTACCGCGTCCACCGGTTTGGTGAACAAATCCACAAAGTTGGGTTTCTGCACTTACATGCTTCATCGCTACTCGTCCGTTGGCAATGCGGTCCCTGATGAAGTGATGCATGATGTTCATAAGCTTTGATATTTTGCTTTCGAAGTTTTTATGACATGCCATGATTGTTCTCGAAGTGTTCCGTCGGAGGAACAGCACAGGACCGGTAGCTCGATGGGAAGGAGGGACACTTAGCCTTCAGAAAGgctgtggcttccactggggaggaaaaggcggTTTCACACTAAAACTACTTAACTATATTTCTCTTGATACGTGTGTTCAGATCGGGGTTTGAATAAAGACTGTTTTCTTGGTTGCGCGCGCACTCTTTGAAGGATGGGTAGAGACTGTATGggggaaggaaatttccttgcatGCGCTACGCTGTGGTGATGGTGGAATCTTCCGTACATAGGCTATGGTACGATGGTTCGGGCGTTGTCAGCTGCTGGCACATAAGGACATGCCGTTCAGGCGTGATTGGTTGGTCGGTCGATCCTCGTGCATGCTCGATCACGTTGTCGCTCGGTCGGTGGGACAGGCACACAAACGACGTGGTGTGTGTAAGGATGATAGGGTGGTTGTTAGTAAattactcgcggcgactcgaggttagtttggTTGGGGAGATGAGGACAAATTCTAAATGGGTcttcgcgttgggagcgaacaTACTCCCCGGCCGGAAAAGGTGGAAACATGTTAACTTACTTGGATGGCTTGGACATGGAGGCAACTTCTCATGGAGACTTAGGAAAACCAAAAAAACCAGGAAACTTCAAGGGCATGATTACAGGTATCTTCAAAGGAAGGACAGGAATAAGGAACTTGCAAATGGTTTTTAGGAGGATTCATCATACACGAGGGTTTTTAGGACAGGAAACATAAGACAACTTAGGAAACTTCTTAGGTGGACTTGCTGACTTCAAAACTGGACATGGACTTGATTCTTGGGGAAGGCTTGCTGTAAACTTGGGTAAACACACTTTCTATGCAGGTTATGGGGGCATCACTTCATGTCTTCATGTCAGGAGGAAAGTTCAAGACGTGGGAAACTTCTTCTATGGACTTCAAATAGCAGAGAGGGAACTCATGTTCTGGAGGAGAATTGTTGTGGACTGTATATGGATATCAAGGAACTTGTGAACATgggttttattcaaaaattgtCAAATTAGTTCGATTTAGCAAAGGTACTTGATCTAAAGGAAAGGCATCAGGAGGGGATTCAAAATAGGAAAATTAGGAGACTTAACTTGGCTGGATTTTTCGACTTCAGGATTGGAGGTTTCAAACTTATTTGGGTTGGGTTTACTTTGCATACAGAGGAGCGCATCATAACACGTTGAAAGGCAAAATTCAGTCAGGTGGGATTTCTAAAAGAGGCATATCAATGTTCAACGGCAATTTAGGAAAGGCACTTTTTTTAGCAGGGTCTTCATCTTCGGAGGAACGAAATCACCAGGCAATCAGGTTTCGGGTTATGGTTTGG contains:
- the LOC115257893 gene encoding uncharacterized protein LOC115257893; the encoded protein is MPSEEGDSSSQVSVPSKNSAIEQFELLKSKFLAILEDRFFGNLKHDWRSGRQEQQTKSLPSFESLSDESGSYLVLDGKKISFDWFRQALATSKSEPEAAELLPSVVSSSLTEVDIESPYFAGTPEQMAPLLQAADRFHTHRSRTRDGMRDRLLVEDKAFEKETMGWKFQRHSKLATQLDPHYRSEISYRPRIRNFTRVDAIHKLRDASRNQFETYYRQEYLFEKTEVQKAEKQYHQQLHERCSEMIQALRAIRQQRFSQSMRVMDKVKPCYEETARVEKELRDRQRQMVGLWNKVIKLESIWVRRLKFQNFLYLIMPKVWREEHDWIHMNEDGKLEGYPESIANRDMANLRNLDGKNDIWAVKEFFEREYVDKAKPVHAAFETTESLLEGTAELDVNSMTLLNRLNMLNWVKVDAEKETKDVLNNYNKLIGNLRYSIQDLLAKKESYERRSAELKAVFHEWINDPLRESIGSERNRNVETLLYVLYKNLLPLDQRQNALRFSGPESFSYVFNQIMQLLSEFDKIPPELIKSSEKRVRFVHMRKIKAAQRAAEEDHRHKLLAIQLKRSLAPPYVKPPRKGKLPRSRLKMKPEPEVIIPSTETKLDRIFKLGFGEHAKLSDVERKNLEIDMVYGNFCSVRFEQYLRSIGYEPEYDFVSMVEQRDGPETRFFKRKELIPLVLTRLKRWENYQEKLKQKLLQMDG